One Pseudopipra pipra isolate bDixPip1 chromosome 30, bDixPip1.hap1, whole genome shotgun sequence genomic region harbors:
- the TMBIM6 gene encoding bax inhibitor 1: protein MNVFDRSINFDALFKFSHISASTQEHLKRVYGSFALCMFVAAAGAYVNMVTHLFQFGLLTGLGALGLMVWLTATPHNRETEQKRLGMLVAFAFLTGTNLGPLLQMCISINPSIIPTAFLGTATIFACFSLSALYARRRSYLYLGGFLLSGLSLLLLSSLVNAFVRSTWVFTANLYVALMIMCGFVLFDTQLIIEKAENGDKDYIWHCVDLFLDFVNIFRELLMILGMSENKKKEKK, encoded by the exons aTGAACGTCTTCGATCGGAGCATCAACTTCGACGCCCTCTTCAAGTTCTCCCACAT CTCGGCCTCCACTCAGGAGCACCTGAAGAGGGTCTATGGCAGCTTCGCCCTCTGCATGTTCGTGGCGGCCGCGGGCGCCTACGTCAACATGGTGACCCACCTGTTCCAG TTTGGGCTCCTGACCGGCCTGGGTGCGCTGGGACTGATGGTTTGGCTCACGGCCACCCCTCACAACCGCGAGACCGAGCAGAAGCGGCTGGGGATGCTGGTTGCCTTCGCCTTCCTCACAG GCACCAACCTGGGACCCCTCCTGCAAATGTGCATCTCCATCAACCCCAG catcATCCCCACCGCCTTCCTGGGCACTGCCACCATCTTCGCCTGCTTCTCCCTGAGCGCCCTGTACGCCCGGCGCCGCAGCTACCTCTACCTGGGAG GTTTCCTGCTCTCTGGGCTCTCCCTGCTTCTTCTCTCCTCCCTGGTTAACGCCTTCGTGAGATCCACCTGGGTCTTCACG GCCAACCTGTACGTGGCTCTGATGATCATGTGCGGCTTCGTGCTCTTCGACACGCAGCTCATCATCGAGAAGGCGGAGAACGGGGACAAGGATTACAtctg GCACTGCGTGGATCTCTTCCTCGACTTCGTCAACATCTTCCGGGAGCTCCTGATGATCCTGGGCATGTCCGAG AacaagaagaaggagaagaagtgA
- the NCKAP5L gene encoding nck-associated protein 5-like, whose amino-acid sequence MSESVAEAPGAGSPAALGETGTSHELLQRLRELEAENSALAQANENQRETYERCLDEVANHVVQALLNQKDLREECIKLKKRVFELERQNQALSDLFQQKLHLSTGSLPQLPLHPVPVPLDAPVTPQPCSAEQPPPPLPPGLCVPLPEVLPPVPSGSPGLSPGAPPLDALSPFFKKKAQILEVLRKLEETDPLLGPPPASPGSPEPCPAPGWPPCPLRGPGAAGGWRGAEGSPCSSPEEGGPPRGALLSALAERLLRGEGGGCCRRNGEAPGGPPRQRRGDHPAFLGLYAPGEESPEGGFAPLSPGGVPNALPSPAKVLKLPPPPGGLRLSPQVAHPSKIPCRGAHPEASPGLSRRASPDAPPEPDSPEPPAFPPPHTFEGAEQPPGPPGPPAGAERAAASPPSSRRGTGGSAPTRRPGKKPPEPGYLPFKERLAALGKLRGAEGREPPGPGRPERGHGAELRPPPRGGMGGSLKHPEPAHGTEPLARCYSSGSMGDPGKAGGKGRAATGRTPPRAPPAPPAKSSRSPHGSPTKLPTKTGTGKAGAPRAEEPSGAKAGGGPHKTPAAPEPTGPAPGAAGHSAIEEKVMKGIEENVLRLQGQERAPGAEAKGKAGLASWFGLRRSKLPALSRRGDGGRGREWAGTPAPLRREVKLAARKLEAESLNISKLMEKAEDLRKALREEHAFLQGLALEKGRPRGPPRGPGPLPVMYQEVTAETFMQQLLDRVDGKDVPYETRLEHKRELCDLRRVPPDAKDPRLCCPPRNGIVGHLREPPDKVPDVGLRDELPSDESLSESGTSQHFAACGSLTRTLDSGIGTFPPPDYGGVPAKSTPKPRGRPEALPGAVPAAATKVPRKARTLEREVPSAEELLVPGKHRSAPGGRPPAPPGPHGHRAAPQDAGDDTGKPRRVQQSKNWTFPNAKACGAADPFLCPSGGLEGLHRPVQAPVCSPAGRRGASPEAPPPLPPALSASSSRTPSASDVGDEGSTEARSRDGGHGPPGLEHSESLSDSLYDSLSSCGSQG is encoded by the exons ATGTCGGAGAGCGTGGCTGAGGCGCCGGGAGCCGGGAGCCCCGCGGCCCTGGGAGAGACGGGCACCAGCCATGAGCTGCTGCAGCGGCTGCGGGAGCTGGAG GCGGAGAACTCGGCCCTGGCCCAGGCCAACGAGAACCAGAGGGAGACGTACGAGCGCTGCCTGGACGAG gtCGCCAACCACGTGGTGCAGGCACTGCTCAACCAAAAG GACCTGCGTGAGGAGTGCATCAAGCTGAAGAAACGGGTGTTCGAGCTGGAGCGGCAGAACCAGGCACTGAGTGACTTGTTCCAGCAGAAGCTGCACCTCTCGACCGGGTCCCTGCCCCAG ctgccaCTGCACCCGGTGCCAGTGCCCCTGGACGCCCCCGTCACCCCCCAGCCATGTTCTGCAGAGCAGCCgccccccccgctgccccctGGTCTCTGTGTGCCCCTGCCCGAG GTGCTGCCGCCGGTGCCGTCGGGcagccccgggctcagccccgGTGCCCCCCCTCTGGACGCCCTGTCCCCCTTCTTcaagaaaaaagcccaaatccTGGAGGTGCTGCGCAAGCTGGAGGAGACGGACCCGCTgctggggccccccccggcctcccccggctcccccgagccctgcccggccccgggcTGGCCCCCCTGCCCGCTgcgggggccgggggctgcgggggggtGGCGGGGGGCCGagggcagcccctgctcctctccGGAGGAAGGGGGGCCGCCTCGGGGGGCTCTGCTCAGCGCCTTGGCCGAGCGGCTGCTGCGGGGCGAGGGGGGGGGCTGCTGCCGGCGCAACGGCGAAGCCCCCGGGGGACCCCCCCGGCAGCGGCGCGGGGACCACCCCGCTTTCCTGGGGCTCTACGCCCCGGGCGAGGAGAGCCCCGAGGGGGGCTTCGCCCCTCTCTCGCCCGGGGGGGTCCCCAACGCCCTGCCCTCCCCCGCCAAGGTGCTCAAgctgccccccccgcccgggGGGCTGCGCCTCAGCCCCCAGGTCGCCCACCCCTCCAAGATCCCTTGTCGTGGCGCCCACCCCGAGGCCTCGCCAGGGCTCAGCCGCCGCGCCTCCCCCGACGCCCCCCCGGAGCCCGACTCCCCGGAGCCCCCCGCCTTCCCCCCGCCCCACACCTTCGAGGGGGCCGAGCAGCCCCCCGGGCCCCCGGGCCCCCCGGCCGGTGCCGAGCGGGCAGCCGcctccccccccagctcccgCCGCGGCacggggggctcagcccccaCCCGCCGCCCCGGCAAGAAGCCCCCCGAGCCGGGCTACCTGCCCTTCAAGGAGCGCCTGGCTGCCCTGGGCAAGCTGCGGGGGGCCGAGGGCCGTGAgccccccggcccggggcggcCTGAGCGGGGCCACGGGGCCGAGCTGCGCCCCCCACCCCGGGGGGGCATGGGGGGCAGCCTCAAGCACCCCGAGCCGGCGCACGGCACGGAGCCCCTGGCCCGCTGCTACTCCTCCGGCTCCATGGGCGACCCCGGCAAGGCGGGGGGCAAGGGGCGCGCGGCCACCGGCAGGACCCCCCCGCGGGCCCCCCCGGCGCCCCCCGCCAAGTCCTCCCGCAGCCCCCACGGCAGCCCCACCAAGCTGCCCACCAAGACGGGCACCGGCAAGGCCGGGGCGCCGCGGGCCGAGGAGCCGTCGGGCGCCAAGGCGGGCGGGGGTCCCCACAAAacccccgcggcccccgagCCCACGGGGCCGGCGCCGGGCGCCGCGGGGCACTCGGCCATCGAGGAGAAGGTGATGAAGGGCATCGAGGAGAACGTGCTGcggctgcaggggcaggagcggGCGCCGGGCGCCGAGGCCAAGGGCAAGGCCGGGCTGGCGAGTTGGTTCGGGCTGCGGCGCAGCAAACTGCCCGCGCTCAGCCGGCGCGGGGACGGCGGGCGCGGGCGGGAGTGGGCCGGGACCCCCGCGCCCCTGCGCAGGGAGGTCAAGTTGGCCGCCCGCAAGCTGGAGGCCGAGAGCCTCAACATCTCGAAGCTGATGGAGAAGGCGGAGGACCTGCGGAAGGCGCTGCGGGAGGAACACGCCTTCCTGCAGGGGCTGGCGCTGGAGAAGGGCAGACCCCGCGGGcccccccgcggccccggccccctccCCGTCATGTACCAGGAGGTGACGGCCGAGACCttcatgcagcagctgctggacaG GGTGGACGGGAAGGACGTTCCCTACGAGACCCGCCTGGAGCACAAGCGGGAGCTCTGTGACCTCCGGCGGGTCCCCCCCGACGCCAAAGACCCCCGGCTCTGCTGCCCGCCCCGCAACGGCATCGTGGGGCACCTGCGGGAGCCCCCGGACAAG GTGCCGGACGTGGGGCTCCGGGATGAGCTGCCGTCGGACGAGAGCTTGTCCGAGTCGGGGACATCGCAGCACTTCGCCG CCTGCGGGTCGCTGACACGGACGCTGGACAGCGGGATCGGGACCTTCCCGCCCCCCGACTACGGGGGGGTCCCAGCCAAGAGCACCCCCAaaccgcggggccgccccgagGCGCTGCCCGGGGCTGTGCCGGCCGCCGCCACCAAAGTGCCGCGCAAGGCCCGGACGCTGGAGCGGGAGGTGCCCAGCGCcgaggagctgctggtgcccGGGAAACACCGGAGTGCCCCGGGGGGCcgccccccagcaccccccggCCCGCACGGGCACCGCGCCGCGCCCCAAG ACGCCGGGGATGACACCGGGAAGCCGCGGCGTGTCCAGCAGAGCAAGAACTGGACCTTCCCCAACGCCAAAGCCTGCGGTGCTGCCGACCCCTTCCTGTGCCCCTccggggggctggaggggctgcaccGGCCCGTGCAG gcACCCGTGTGCAGCCCGGCCGGGCGTCGAGGGGCGTCCCCGGAGGCccccccgccgctgcccccCGCCCTGAGCGCCAGCAGCAGCCGGACCCCCAGCGCCTCGGACGTGGGGGACGAGGGCAGCACAGAGGCCCGGTCCCGGGATGGGGGGCACGGCCCCCCCGGGCTGGAACACTCCGAGTCCCTCAGCGACTCGCTCTACGACAGCCTCTCCTCCTGCggcagccagggctga